DNA from Pseudomonadota bacterium:
CCATGTCTAATCAAACCGGAACAATAACCGTCACCCAGCGCTTTGATGCCTGGGGGAATAAGATCGATAGCAGTGGAACAATCCCGCAATACGGCTACACCGGAAGGGAACCGGATGAGACGGGACTTGTTTACTACCGGGCAAGGTATTATGATCCGACCATAGGAAGATTCACACAGAGAGATCCGATAGGTATGAATGCTGGAATTAATCCATATGCATATGTAAATGCCAACCCGGTAAACTTTACCGATCCGATGGGGCTGATGGCTTTCAACAACAGCCAGACGAAGGTAATTGTTCAGAATACGAGCTACTACAACACTACTTCTGACATAAGTCTGGGCCAGGGGATGAATGCGAACCAATCAAGCACAGTCGTCAACATGGCCGCCGACGTGGGCACCTTTGTTGGCCAGCAACTTGGAGATGCTGGATTTACGCGCAGTCAATACCTGCAAGCGGCAGCCAACTTGGAGCCAACGGACAGACTCAACAGGACCTTATTAAAAGTGGCTTTGCGGGAAGAAACCCCGATCCTTGTGCGTGAGCCCCTGGAGTTCATACGCCCTAGTGTAGACGCCAAACCGGGATCATTTAATTCGGCAAACGTTACCAATCCAACCGCAAACATGTGGGGCAGCATCTTTAAGTACTCAGGAACGGCGCTATTGCTGGCATCGGTAGCATATGACGTATACCAGGTTGCAAAATCTTCGGACCCGTTTAAAGCACTGGCAGAATCAAGCGTCGGCGTTCTTGGCAGTCTTGCGGGAGGCTCTTTTGGGGCTGCTTTCGGGAGCGTTGCACCTGTGGTTGGCACAATAGCAGGAGGCGTTGCCGGAGCTGCTGCTGGCGGTTATACAGGTAGAATACTTGGGGGTGCCATCTACAATTACACAAGTGGAATAGGTAGCACCATTTACGACTACCTTCATCACTGACCCGATACGTTTGGGAGAATCAAGGAGGTTCGAGTAATGCTTAAATGCTTTACAGATCTATTTCGCCGAACAGAGAGGATGAAACAAGCTAAGATCACTGTTTTGGACTCAGGATTTGCAGTAGAGTATGGAGAAGAAGTTATACGTGTTGATTTTGAGAAGATATTCAAAATCATTGCTTTTAAGCGCGATCTCCTGACAACTGACATAGTGTGCTTCGCGATAGAGGTGCGCGAGCAAGATACCTCTAACATAATCGAAATAAACGAGGAGATAGCTGGTTTCGACACCTTGGACGAAAGACTGTCTCAGATACCTGGGTTCATGTCAAATTGGCGAGAGTTTGTGATAAAACCACCTTTCGCCCGACAGGAAACGGTGATTTTTGAGAAAGAACAAAGGGGTTAGCCACTGACACAGGAGGAACAAAGTGAAACAAAAGGGGTCAGCCACTGACACAGGACAAACAGAGGAGAACATAAGGACGGAATACGGGATGACCTTCA
Protein-coding regions in this window:
- a CDS encoding RHS repeat-associated core domain-containing protein, producing YRKTQGTTVTDITYDALNRLTQVNKTGIDTQSYTYDHEGRRISKTVGTSTTNFLYNGPDIIAEYTNWTTAAAQYTHGPNTDDPIIRTAGTERRYYHQDGLGSVVAMSNQTGTITVTQRFDAWGNKIDSSGTIPQYGYTGREPDETGLVYYRARYYDPTIGRFTQRDPIGMNAGINPYAYVNANPVNFTDPMGLMAFNNSQTKVIVQNTSYYNTTSDISLGQGMNANQSSTVVNMAADVGTFVGQQLGDAGFTRSQYLQAAANLEPTDRLNRTLLKVALREETPILVREPLEFIRPSVDAKPGSFNSANVTNPTANMWGSIFKYSGTALLLASVAYDVYQVAKSSDPFKALAESSVGVLGSLAGGSFGAAFGSVAPVVGTIAGGVAGAAAGGYTGRILGGAIYNYTSGIGSTIYDYLHH